In a single window of the Erinaceus europaeus chromosome 21, mEriEur2.1, whole genome shotgun sequence genome:
- the SEC61A1 gene encoding protein transport protein Sec61 subunit alpha, with amino-acid sequence MAIKFLEVIKPFCVILPEIQKPERKIQFKEKVLWTAITLFIFLVCCQIPLFGIMSSDSADPFYWIRVILASNRGTLMELGISPIVTSGLIMQLLAGAKIIEVGDTPKDRALFNGAQKLFGMIITIGQSIVYVMTGMYGDPSEMGAGICLLITIQLFVAGLIVLLLDELLQKGYGLGSGISLFIATNICETIVWKAFSPTTVNTGRGMEFEGAIIALFHLLATRTDKVRALREAFYRQNLPNLMNLIATIFVFAVVIYFQGFRVDLPIKSARYRGQYNTYPIKLFYTSNIPIILQSALVSNLYVISQMLSARFSGNLLVSLLGTWSDTSSGGPARAYPVGGLCYYLSPPESFGSVLEDPVHAVVYIVFMLGSCAFFSKTWIEVSGSSAKDVAKQLKEQQMVMRGHRETSMVHELNRYIPTAAAFGGLCIGALSVLADFLGAIGSGTGILLAVTIIYQYFEIFVKEQSEVGSMGALLF; translated from the exons ATGGCGA TCAAGTTCCTGGAGGTGATCAAGCCCTTCTGCGTCATCCTGCCGGAGATCCAGAAGCCGGAGAGGAAG ATTCAGTTCAAAGAGAAGGTGCTATGGACAGCCATCACACTCTTCATCTTCTTAGTATGCTGCCAG aTCCCTCTGTTTGGTATCATGTCTTCAGATTCAGCCGACCCTTTCTACTGGATAAGAGTGATTCTCGCCTCGAACAGAG gCACCTTAATGGAGCTGGGCATCTCTCCCATTGTCACCTCCGGCCTCATCATGCAGCTCTTGGCTGGCGCCAAAATCATTGAAGTAGGCGACACCCCCAAAGACCGAGCCCTCTTCAACGGAGCTCAGAAGC TGTTTGGCATGATCATCACCATCGGCCAGTCTATTGTGTATGTGATGACGGGGATGTATGGGGATCCCTCTGAAATGGGCGCTGGAATCTGCCTGCTCATCACCATTCAG CTGTTTGTCGCTGGTTTAATCGTCCTACTTTTGGATGAACTTCTGCAAAAAGGCTACGGCTTGGGCTCCGGGATCTCCCTCTTCATCGCCACCAATATTTGCGAGACCATCGTGTGGAAGGCGTTCAGCCCCACCACTGTCAACACCGGCCGAG GAATGGAATTTGAAGGCGCCATCATTGCCCTGTTCCATCTGCTGGCCACCCGCACCGACAAGGTCCGTGCCCTCCGGGAGGCCTTCTACCGCCAGAATCTCCCCAACCTCATGAATCTGATCGCCACCATCTTTGTCTTTGCTGTGGTCATCTATTTCCAG GGCTTCCGAGTAGACCTGCCCATCAAGTCAGCCCGTTATCGAGGCCAGTACAACACCTACCCCATCAAGCTCTTCTACACGTCCAACATCCCCATCATCCTGCAGTCGGCCCTGGTGTCCAACCTGTACGTCATCTCCCAGATGCTGTCAGCCCGCTTCAGTGGCAACCTGCTGGTCAGCCTGCTGGGCACCTGGTCT GATACTTCTTCTGGTGGTCCAGCACGTGCTTACCCTGTTGGTGGCCTCTGCTACTACCTGTCCCCTCCAGAATCTTTTGGCTCCGTGTTAGAAGACCCTGTCCATGCTGTCGTGTACATAGTGTTTATGCTGGGCTCCTGCGCCTTCTTCTCCAAAACGTGGATTGAAGTCTCGGGCTCCTCTGCCAAAGAC GTCGCAAAGCAGCTGAAGGAGCAGCAGATGGTGATGAGGGGCCACCGAGAGACTTCCATGGTCCACGAGCTCAATCG GTACATCCCCACCGCTGCTGCCTTTGGAGGACTGTGCATCGGGGCCCTCTCCGTCTTGGCTGACTTCCTGGGTGCCATCGGGTCTGGGACCGGGATCCTGCTGGCCGTCACCATCATCTACCAGTACTTTGAGATCTTCGTGAAGGAGCAGAGCGAGGTTGGCAGCATGGGGGCCCTCTTGTTCTGA